A part of Deltaproteobacteria bacterium genomic DNA contains:
- a CDS encoding ABC transporter substrate-binding protein, which translates to MMRSIKILLMLLVLVPVSAYAADKLRIGYSGLSPATAMLWVAQEGRLFEKNGLSAEVLFLRNNLGQSAMIAGEIDMCSYSASLMAPARVQGADLVMIVSFQQKLNYRLVVRPEIRTLAELKGKVLGVTRYGTVNDATMRLLISKLGLDPDRDVRLIQVGDSAPVVATSLIAGKTFDGGLLQPPYYNKAVESGFRVFANMEEMDIPFQQVGLNTTQRMIAKSPDTVRRVVKSIVEGVQLIRINPGVAKRAIARYMQIKDEKVLEESYQQLKGIAETKPYPSAEGFKTILDELAKKLPAARTANPREFMDARFLQEFDKSGYIDGLYK; encoded by the coding sequence GTGATGCGATCGATTAAGATTTTGCTGATGCTCTTAGTGCTGGTGCCGGTATCGGCCTACGCCGCCGACAAGCTGCGCATCGGTTACTCCGGTCTCAGCCCGGCGACGGCGATGTTGTGGGTCGCGCAGGAAGGCAGGCTCTTCGAGAAAAATGGACTCAGCGCCGAAGTGCTGTTTCTGCGCAACAATCTCGGCCAGTCGGCGATGATCGCCGGCGAGATCGATATGTGCAGTTACTCGGCGAGCCTGATGGCGCCGGCGCGGGTGCAGGGGGCGGATTTAGTCATGATCGTCAGCTTTCAGCAAAAGCTCAATTATCGGCTGGTGGTGCGGCCGGAGATTCGCACGCTGGCGGAATTGAAAGGCAAGGTGCTCGGCGTCACTCGTTACGGTACGGTGAACGATGCGACCATGCGGCTGCTGATTAGCAAGCTCGGTCTCGATCCTGACCGCGATGTTCGGTTGATTCAAGTCGGCGATTCGGCGCCGGTGGTGGCGACTTCATTGATCGCCGGCAAAACTTTCGACGGCGGGCTGCTGCAGCCGCCTTATTATAACAAGGCGGTGGAGTCTGGGTTTCGCGTGTTCGCCAACATGGAAGAAATGGACATCCCATTTCAACAGGTGGGGCTCAACACGACGCAGCGTATGATCGCCAAGAGTCCTGACACAGTTCGCCGTGTGGTCAAGTCGATCGTCGAAGGCGTACAATTGATTCGTATCAATCCCGGCGTGGCCAAGCGCGCCATCGCTCGCTACATGCAGATCAAAGACGAGAAAGTGCTTGAGGAATCCTATCAGCAGTTGAAAGGGATTGCGGAGACCAAGCCGTATCCTTCGGCGGAAGGCTTCAAAACCATCCTTGACGAATTGGCGAAGAAACTTCCCGCCGCGCGCACCGCCAATCCGCGCGAGTTTATGGACGCGCGGTTTCTTCAGGAGTTCGATAAGTCGGGATATATCGACGGGCTTTACAAGTAA
- a CDS encoding cytochrome C: MSKLFLTLIVALYLATIEPAAFGAQPAVQLPEGDGKPHVQGLCATCHELNLIPRSSGYTRAGWQELIGNMINIAGTPAEDAITQYLAKHFPPNTNLQPTLVPGPISISFKEWKVPQLGQRARDPVQTADGSIWYCGQFGNLVGRINPKTGEVSEYALPDKALPHSITPDRDGNIWYTGNGNGTVGKLDVKTGKITEYKMPDPNAKDPHTAVFDEKGRLFFTLQVSNMIGRLVPSTGEIKLATVARKNSRPYGIKLAADGSLWVSCNGSNCLLKIDPETLAIREFDLPEGTTVRRLDLAKDGTIWYVNSGLGRLGRMDPKTGQYKEWMSPSGAKSHPYAIAVVDGMVWFNESGMRPDPLVRFDPTTEKFQSWPIPSGNIYGGILRHMRPTKDGNLLIHQTSTNRIYEVEVKSGARRVAN, from the coding sequence ATGAGTAAACTATTTCTGACGTTGATCGTGGCGCTCTATCTCGCGACCATAGAGCCCGCGGCCTTTGGCGCGCAGCCGGCGGTGCAGTTGCCGGAGGGCGACGGCAAGCCGCATGTGCAAGGACTGTGCGCGACCTGTCATGAACTCAATCTGATCCCGCGCAGTTCCGGTTACACGCGCGCCGGCTGGCAAGAATTGATCGGTAACATGATCAACATCGCCGGCACGCCGGCGGAGGATGCCATCACCCAATATCTAGCGAAGCATTTCCCGCCGAACACGAATCTGCAACCGACCTTGGTGCCGGGGCCGATATCGATCAGTTTTAAGGAATGGAAAGTGCCGCAGTTGGGCCAGCGCGCTCGCGATCCAGTGCAGACGGCCGACGGTTCGATTTGGTATTGCGGGCAGTTCGGCAACCTCGTCGGGCGGATCAATCCCAAGACCGGCGAAGTTTCGGAGTACGCTTTGCCGGACAAAGCTTTGCCGCATAGCATCACGCCGGATCGCGACGGCAATATTTGGTACACCGGCAATGGCAACGGTACGGTGGGCAAGCTCGACGTGAAAACCGGTAAAATCACGGAATATAAAATGCCCGACCCCAACGCCAAAGATCCTCACACCGCTGTCTTCGACGAAAAGGGCCGGCTGTTTTTCACTTTGCAGGTGAGCAACATGATCGGCCGCTTGGTGCCGTCCACCGGCGAGATTAAATTGGCAACGGTGGCGCGAAAAAATTCTCGGCCCTACGGCATCAAGTTGGCCGCCGATGGCTCGCTGTGGGTTTCATGCAACGGCAGCAACTGTTTGTTGAAAATCGATCCGGAAACCCTGGCGATCCGGGAATTCGATCTGCCCGAAGGCACCACCGTGCGCCGTCTCGACCTCGCCAAGGACGGCACGATCTGGTATGTCAACTCCGGCCTGGGCCGACTCGGACGGATGGACCCAAAGACCGGCCAGTATAAAGAGTGGATGTCACCGAGCGGGGCGAAGTCGCATCCTTACGCCATCGCGGTGGTCGACGGTATGGTTTGGTTCAACGAATCGGGAATGCGCCCCGATCCGCTAGTGCGCTTCGATCCGACCACGGAAAAATTTCAGAGCTGGCCGATCCCGTCGGGCAATATCTACGGCGGCATCCTGCGCCATATGCGCCCGACCAAAGACGGCAACCTGCTGATTCACCAGACCAGCACCAACCGGATCTACGAGGTCGAAGTGAAGTCGGGCGCGCGGCGGGTGGCGAACTAG